The window TTTGCGCATTGTCCAGGACGACGAGTACTTGGATTGGGCACGGGCTTCGGAGAGTTACTTCTTCCGAGCCATGCTCGGTGTGGACTTCGCCAGCACGCGAAAGGTCGTGCTGTGGGGTTCCGAACGTGACATCTTTGAAGGTTCGATGGGCTTCAAGGCGAGCATGTTGAATTGGTTGCGGCAAACCACTTATCTCAACTCTTTTAGGATGTCAGAGAGCACCATGGGAAGGTATGTCGAGCTGATTAACAGGAAGAGGCCGGTGTTTATCAAGGCGTACGCGGGCTCGATCTACGAGGTCGCATGCTATGTCCTCAAACATGGGCTGACAGTTCATAAGCCGAGGTTTGTGTATTCGGCAGCCGAGACACTTCGACCCTTCATGCGGGAGTGCATCGAGAGCGTGTTCGGGTGCAAGGTGCATGACTACTATGGATCGCGGGAAGTAGGTGCGATCGCCGGCGAATGCGCCAACGGTCAACTTCACGTGTTTGGGTTCAACACGTTGGTCGAGGTGGTCGACATGGAGGGCAACCCCGTGGCGCCTGGCCAGGAGGGCAGGGTGTTAGTGACGACGTTGCATAATGTTTCGATGCCCCTTATCCGGTACGAGATCGGGGATACTGCAATTGCGGGAGAGGCATGCTCCTGCGGAAACCCGTGGCCGACGTTGGCGCGCGTGACCGGCCGCGTCACGGACCATTTCACGTGTGC of the Candidatus Tanganyikabacteria bacterium genome contains:
- a CDS encoding phenylacetate--CoA ligase family protein, with translation MTSLLGLTRHESYYRRAVSCVPGDERYFLKELLSHARLMVPYYTAILGTGIDWCAEFGEIPVLTKSIVRDRFMDLRSDDYPARRAFDNASGGSTGAPLRIVQDDEYLDWARASESYFFRAMLGVDFASTRKVVLWGSERDIFEGSMGFKASMLNWLRQTTYLNSFRMSESTMGRYVELINRKRPVFIKAYAGSIYEVACYVLKHGLTVHKPRFVYSAAETLRPFMRECIESVFGCKVHDYYGSREVGAIAGECANGQLHVFGFNTLVEVVDMEGNPVAPGQEGRVLVTTLHNVSMPLIRYEIGDTAIAGEACSCGNPWPTLARVTGRVTDHFTCADGTLVHGEYFTHLFYFRDWVAEFQVLQTAFDCVEIFYVPRQDPDPKDLADIEEKVRLVMGQECAIEWRAVSVVPRTPQGKLLFTRSLVGAHHAPELGAAR